Proteins found in one Flavobacterium channae genomic segment:
- a CDS encoding DUF3050 domain-containing protein, whose protein sequence is MNIQTINQSIQSQKEQLLNHSLYNKVKTIDDLHCFLENHIYAVWDFMSLLKALQNKLTCTTTPWLPIGNPEIRYLINEIVVAEETDLTIDGTRQSHFEMYLDAMTQCGASTNQINAFLKNVEETKNIFVSIKQSDLHPSVKAFLDFTFRVIEQGKPHEIAAAFTFGREDLIPNMFTEILKNFQQNFPETNLSKLIYYFERHIELDADEHGPMAMQMITELCGDSEQNWKEVEEVSVLALEKRIGLWDAIEEQVEHKHELV, encoded by the coding sequence ATGAATATTCAAACCATAAACCAATCGATTCAAAGTCAGAAAGAACAATTGTTAAACCATTCGTTATACAACAAAGTTAAAACGATTGACGATTTACATTGTTTTTTAGAAAACCACATTTATGCGGTTTGGGATTTTATGTCATTACTAAAAGCCTTGCAAAATAAGTTAACTTGTACTACTACACCTTGGTTGCCAATTGGAAATCCAGAGATTCGTTATTTAATTAACGAAATAGTTGTAGCCGAAGAAACCGATTTAACTATTGATGGAACACGTCAAAGTCATTTTGAGATGTATTTGGATGCGATGACACAATGTGGTGCTTCAACAAATCAAATTAATGCGTTTTTGAAAAATGTAGAAGAAACGAAAAACATATTTGTATCGATAAAACAAAGCGATTTACATCCGAGTGTGAAAGCGTTTTTGGATTTTACTTTCCGTGTGATTGAACAAGGAAAACCGCATGAGATTGCAGCTGCTTTTACTTTTGGAAGAGAAGATTTGATTCCGAATATGTTTACCGAAATCTTGAAAAACTTTCAGCAAAACTTCCCTGAAACCAATTTATCAAAACTAATTTATTATTTCGAAAGACATATTGAATTAGACGCTGATGAACACGGTCCAATGGCAATGCAAATGATTACAGAACTTTGTGGTGATTCGGAACAAAACTGGAAAGAAGTAGAAGAAGTTTCGGTTTTAGCTTTAGAAAAAAGAATTGGACTTTGGGATGCTATTGAAGAACAAGTAGAACACAAACATGAATTAGTATAA
- a CDS encoding 2Fe-2S iron-sulfur cluster-binding protein encodes MSQDVTIFITDRNGVRHEVLAPTDMNMNIMELIRSYELAEEGTVGVCGGMAMCASCQCYVLNDVVSLERNPDEEAMLWEAYHVKDNSRLGCQIPITEDLEGLEIEIAPEQ; translated from the coding sequence ATGAGTCAAGACGTAACTATTTTTATAACCGACAGAAACGGGGTTCGACATGAAGTGTTAGCGCCAACTGACATGAATATGAACATTATGGAGTTAATTCGTTCGTATGAATTAGCAGAAGAAGGAACTGTTGGTGTTTGTGGCGGAATGGCAATGTGCGCTTCTTGTCAATGCTATGTTTTAAACGATGTAGTTTCATTAGAACGCAATCCTGATGAAGAAGCAATGCTTTGGGAAGCCTATCATGTAAAAGATAATTCGAGATTAGGTTGTCAAATTCCAATTACTGAAGATTTAGAAGGATTGGAAATTGAAATAGCACCTGAACAATAA
- a CDS encoding YceI family protein, producing MRTISFILAIILFGFGFTTNKTKVKITNKSEVIIKGKSNVNSFSCKYNSDLIEDVFYIAVSKQNTKTTLIGAEILIKSNGFDCAHRMITKDFKTILKAEDYPHIKIAVNEIVASNNALTAKVKVEIAGIAKDYIIPIVFDQKSNNVKGELKLNIKDFKLKSPKKLLGMVVVDDNVDIQFNLFLQY from the coding sequence ATGAGAACAATAAGTTTTATATTAGCTATTATACTGTTTGGTTTTGGTTTTACAACAAATAAAACTAAGGTAAAAATCACGAATAAAAGTGAGGTAATTATCAAAGGAAAATCAAACGTAAACTCATTTTCTTGTAAGTACAATTCAGACTTAATAGAAGATGTGTTTTATATAGCGGTATCAAAACAAAACACCAAAACAACTTTAATAGGTGCAGAGATTTTAATAAAAAGTAATGGTTTTGATTGTGCGCATAGAATGATTACAAAAGATTTTAAAACCATTCTAAAAGCAGAAGATTATCCGCACATTAAAATAGCTGTTAATGAAATTGTTGCAAGTAACAACGCACTTACTGCAAAAGTTAAAGTTGAAATAGCGGGCATTGCAAAAGATTATATAATTCCTATTGTTTTCGATCAAAAAAGTAATAATGTTAAAGGGGAATTGAAATTGAATATTAAAGATTTTAAACTAAAATCGCCTAAAAAATTATTAGGCATGGTAGTAGTAGATGATAATGTTGATATCCAATTCAATTTGTTTTTACAATATTAA
- a CDS encoding Mrp/NBP35 family ATP-binding protein: MKLDRKEILTALESISVAGEGKNMVESGAIQNVITFGDEVVVDVILATPALHIKKRAEVDIIKVIHEKVYEKAKVKVNIKVEAPEKPENPNLIRGKQIPGISNIIAVASGKGGVGKSTITANLAVSLAKMGFKVGVLDADIYGPSMPIMFDVENSKPISVEVDGKSKMQPISSYGVEILSIGFFTKPDQAVIWRGPMAAKALNQMIFDANWGELDFMLIDLPPGTGDIHLSIMQSLPITGAVVVSTPQAVALADAKKGVSMFMSESINVPVLGIIENMAYFTPEELPENKYYIFGKEGAKNLAEDLQVPLLGEVPLVQSIREAGDYGRPAALQTASVLEGVFESITRSVVQETVNRNETLPPTEAIKITTMAGCSAVKK, from the coding sequence ATGAAACTAGATAGAAAAGAAATTTTAACTGCATTAGAATCAATATCTGTTGCAGGTGAAGGAAAAAATATGGTAGAAAGTGGTGCCATTCAAAATGTAATCACTTTTGGAGATGAAGTAGTGGTTGATGTTATTTTAGCTACTCCAGCTTTACATATTAAAAAACGTGCTGAAGTAGATATTATCAAAGTAATTCACGAAAAAGTATACGAAAAAGCAAAAGTAAAAGTCAACATTAAAGTTGAAGCTCCAGAAAAACCTGAAAATCCTAATCTTATAAGAGGAAAGCAAATTCCAGGAATTTCAAATATTATTGCGGTTGCATCTGGTAAAGGTGGTGTTGGAAAATCTACAATTACTGCAAACTTAGCTGTTTCATTAGCTAAAATGGGTTTCAAAGTTGGAGTTTTAGATGCCGATATTTACGGACCATCTATGCCGATAATGTTTGATGTAGAAAATTCAAAACCTATTTCAGTTGAGGTTGATGGAAAATCAAAAATGCAACCAATTTCAAGTTATGGTGTTGAAATTTTATCAATCGGATTTTTTACAAAACCAGATCAAGCTGTAATTTGGAGAGGTCCAATGGCAGCAAAAGCATTAAATCAAATGATTTTTGATGCTAATTGGGGAGAATTGGATTTTATGTTAATCGATTTACCACCAGGAACAGGTGATATTCACTTGTCTATTATGCAGTCGTTGCCAATTACTGGTGCGGTTGTAGTAAGTACTCCGCAAGCAGTTGCTTTAGCCGATGCGAAAAAGGGAGTTTCGATGTTTATGTCGGAATCTATTAATGTTCCTGTTTTAGGAATTATTGAAAACATGGCATATTTCACACCAGAAGAATTACCTGAAAATAAATATTATATCTTTGGTAAAGAAGGAGCTAAAAACTTAGCAGAAGATTTACAAGTACCGCTTTTAGGTGAAGTGCCTTTAGTGCAAAGTATTCGTGAGGCTGGAGATTATGGTCGTCCAGCAGCATTACAAACAGCTTCAGTTTTAGAAGGTGTTTTTGAAAGCATCACACGAAGTGTAGTACAAGAAACGGTAAATCGTAATGAAACTTTACCTCCTACAGAAGCAATTAAAATAACTACTATGGCAGGATGTTCTGCTGTAAAAAAATAA
- a CDS encoding NAD(P)/FAD-dependent oxidoreductase: protein MIETDILIIGAGPTGLFAVFEAGLLQLKCHIIDALPQPGGQLAELYPKKPIFDIPGYPSVLAGDLVTNLMEQIKQFQPGFTLGETAETIQKLEDGTFIVTTNEGTQHHAKAVAIAGGLGTFEPRKPILKDIEFYEKEDRGVDYFVKDPEKYRGKNIVIAGGGDSALDWSIFLSNVANSVTLVHRRNEFRGALDSVEKVQELKNAGKIKLVTPAEVVGFNGNERIIAVDIEVNGARMKVECDYFIPLFGLTPKLGPIANWGLEIEKNAIKVNNALDYQTNIDGIYAIGDVNIYPGKLKLILCGFHEATLMCQSVYNRIHPGKRYVLKYTTVSGIDGFDGTRKEAEKAVVKSID from the coding sequence ATGATAGAAACAGATATTCTTATTATCGGCGCTGGTCCTACGGGACTTTTTGCTGTTTTCGAAGCCGGCTTATTGCAATTAAAATGTCATATTATTGACGCTTTGCCTCAACCGGGCGGTCAATTGGCAGAACTATATCCAAAAAAACCTATTTTCGATATTCCAGGTTATCCATCAGTTTTAGCTGGAGATTTGGTAACGAACCTAATGGAGCAAATCAAACAGTTTCAACCAGGGTTTACTCTAGGGGAAACTGCAGAAACAATTCAAAAGTTAGAAGATGGAACCTTTATTGTAACTACTAATGAAGGAACGCAACATCACGCAAAAGCTGTAGCTATTGCAGGTGGTTTAGGAACTTTTGAACCGAGAAAACCTATTCTAAAAGATATTGAATTCTACGAAAAAGAAGATCGCGGAGTGGATTACTTTGTTAAAGATCCTGAAAAATATCGCGGTAAAAATATTGTAATTGCTGGTGGAGGTGACTCTGCTTTAGATTGGAGTATTTTCTTGTCAAATGTTGCTAATTCAGTAACATTGGTACACAGAAGAAATGAATTCCGTGGTGCTTTAGACTCAGTTGAAAAAGTACAAGAATTAAAAAATGCTGGTAAAATTAAATTAGTAACTCCTGCTGAGGTTGTAGGATTTAATGGTAATGAGAGAATAATTGCAGTTGACATTGAAGTTAATGGTGCTAGAATGAAAGTAGAATGTGATTATTTTATTCCACTTTTTGGATTAACTCCAAAACTAGGACCTATTGCTAATTGGGGATTGGAAATCGAGAAAAATGCCATCAAAGTAAATAATGCATTAGATTATCAAACGAATATTGATGGTATTTACGCTATTGGTGATGTAAACATTTATCCAGGAAAATTAAAATTGATTTTATGTGGTTTCCACGAAGCTACTTTAATGTGTCAAAGTGTGTATAACAGAATCCATCCAGGAAAGCGTTATGTTTTAAAATACACAACAGTTTCTGGAATTGATGGTTTTGATGGAACAAGAAAAGAAGCTGAAAAAGCGGTTGTAAAATCGATAGATTAA
- a CDS encoding NifU family protein has product MTTTEIKDNVEKALEEIRPFLNSDGGNISLVEIIDDKHVKVRLEGACTNCSLSISTMKAGVETTIKKYAPQIETVENIA; this is encoded by the coding sequence ATGACTACAACAGAAATAAAAGATAATGTTGAAAAAGCGTTAGAAGAAATCCGCCCTTTTTTAAATTCCGATGGAGGAAACATTTCATTAGTAGAAATTATTGATGACAAGCATGTGAAAGTTCGATTAGAAGGAGCTTGTACCAACTGTAGTTTGAGTATCAGTACTATGAAAGCTGGTGTTGAAACGACTATTAAAAAATATGCTCCTCAAATAGAAACAGTAGAAAATATAGCTTAA